One Cohnella candidum genomic region harbors:
- a CDS encoding glutaredoxin family protein, producing MKLYTRTVCPKCMWIKSEIARSGLAVEIINIDHDEASRERLMEAGVMSVPVMEAGGEFIVDPTEMVKQLESLSV from the coding sequence ATGAAACTTTACACGAGAACGGTATGTCCGAAATGCATGTGGATCAAGTCCGAAATCGCCCGGTCGGGCCTGGCAGTCGAGATCATCAACATCGATCATGACGAGGCATCCCGCGAAAGGCTTATGGAAGCCGGAGTCATGAGCGTGCCCGTGATGGAAGCGGGCGGCGAATTCATTGTCGATCCGACCGAGATGGTGAAGCAATTGGAGAGCTTGAGCGTATGA